Proteins from a genomic interval of Puniceicoccaceae bacterium:
- a CDS encoding beta-galactosidase gives MIEILRTRSVVRTLLRLSVMVILFAGCSAHGVASIPNAAAATFEIGEQAFLLNGEPLQIRCGEIHYARVPREYWKHRIEMVRATGMNAVCVYLFWNFHERREGEFTWQDQADVAEFCRLAQEAGLWVILRPGPYSCAEWEMGGLPWWLLKHEDIALRSRDSRFVEATRRYFEQVGEQLAPLQVTQGGPILMVQVENEYGFYGDDAAYMGEMKQALLDAGFEVPLFACNPPYSIARGFDPDLFQVVNFGSDPDSAFAALREFQPTGPLMCGEFYPAWFDTWGNPHHDGDPSTYIPTLDKMTAMGASYSIYMVHGGTTFGFWAGADRPFKPDTSSYDYDAPVSEAGWTTDAFFMLRDMVQQHLPDGQRIPEPPARNPVISIPAISFSQQAAVLENLPESIQHTEPQTFETLDVYRAGMVYETKLAPGSAGTLRAEAINDFSWVYLDGVFLGVTDRRSRSFEVPLPERSAESRLQIFVWSMGRINFGPEIHDRKGMHGPVTLISESGESTELLDWAHYPLTLEQSYREQLSYRNVSDDQSAQPRFWRATFDLDKTGDSFLDLSRWGKGVVWVNGHALGRFWNIGPTQTMYLPGPWLKPGENEIVVLDLLGPESPVISGRESPVLDQLRPELDFSGPRRKLRELNLESHLPHQKVSFENSPSKQVVHFDQLARGRYFCLLTQDSWNEEIVASVGEIDLLDSEGQAISHERWTIAYVSSEERHDMDGTAENAIDGQTSSVWSTYFAHNTPDHPHAIVIDLGREEILSGFTLVPAPGTSKRGRIRNAEIFIGDDLVREP, from the coding sequence ATGATTGAAATCCTTCGAACCCGCAGTGTGGTTCGCACACTGCTGCGCCTGTCGGTAATGGTTATCCTGTTTGCAGGATGCTCAGCGCACGGCGTAGCGTCGATACCCAATGCTGCTGCTGCCACTTTTGAGATCGGAGAACAGGCCTTCCTGCTCAATGGTGAACCCCTGCAGATTCGCTGTGGTGAAATCCACTACGCCCGTGTGCCGCGCGAGTATTGGAAGCACCGCATTGAAATGGTGCGGGCCACGGGCATGAACGCAGTCTGCGTCTATCTTTTCTGGAATTTTCACGAGCGACGCGAGGGCGAATTCACCTGGCAGGACCAGGCGGATGTGGCGGAGTTTTGCCGTCTTGCGCAGGAAGCGGGATTGTGGGTGATTTTGCGCCCGGGACCCTATTCCTGTGCCGAGTGGGAGATGGGCGGACTTCCCTGGTGGCTGCTCAAGCATGAAGACATTGCGTTGCGCTCCCGCGATTCCCGCTTTGTCGAGGCAACGCGCCGCTATTTTGAGCAGGTCGGTGAGCAGCTCGCACCGCTGCAGGTGACGCAGGGCGGCCCCATCCTGATGGTGCAGGTGGAGAATGAATATGGATTTTACGGAGATGATGCGGCCTACATGGGCGAGATGAAGCAGGCCCTGCTGGATGCTGGATTTGAAGTGCCGCTCTTTGCCTGCAATCCACCCTATTCGATTGCACGTGGATTTGATCCAGATCTGTTTCAGGTGGTGAACTTTGGCAGCGACCCCGACTCTGCGTTTGCGGCGCTCAGGGAATTCCAGCCCACCGGACCCCTGATGTGTGGGGAGTTTTACCCCGCCTGGTTTGATACCTGGGGAAACCCACACCACGATGGTGATCCGTCCACCTACATTCCAACCTTGGATAAGATGACTGCTATGGGTGCCTCCTATAGCATCTACATGGTGCATGGCGGCACGACATTTGGGTTTTGGGCTGGGGCAGATCGTCCCTTCAAACCCGACACCTCGAGCTATGACTACGATGCTCCGGTCTCGGAAGCAGGTTGGACCACCGATGCGTTTTTCATGCTGCGGGACATGGTCCAGCAACACCTGCCGGATGGTCAGCGGATCCCGGAACCCCCGGCACGCAATCCCGTGATTTCCATCCCCGCCATTTCATTCTCCCAACAGGCAGCCGTATTGGAAAATCTGCCCGAGTCCATCCAGCACACGGAACCCCAAACCTTCGAAACGCTCGATGTGTATCGTGCGGGCATGGTGTATGAAACCAAGCTTGCACCGGGTTCCGCTGGAACGCTCCGTGCGGAGGCGATCAATGACTTTTCATGGGTGTATCTCGATGGAGTGTTCCTCGGAGTCACCGACCGTCGCAGTCGGTCCTTCGAGGTTCCTCTACCCGAGCGCAGTGCGGAAAGCCGCCTGCAAATTTTCGTGTGGTCGATGGGCCGCATCAACTTTGGTCCCGAGATTCACGACCGCAAGGGCATGCACGGACCCGTGACCTTGATCTCGGAATCGGGTGAAAGTACCGAACTCCTCGACTGGGCACACTATCCGCTCACCCTGGAGCAGTCCTACCGGGAGCAATTGTCCTACCGCAACGTCAGCGATGATCAGTCCGCGCAGCCCCGCTTCTGGAGGGCGACCTTCGATCTCGACAAAACGGGTGACAGCTTTCTTGACCTCTCCAGATGGGGCAAGGGAGTGGTCTGGGTGAATGGCCACGCGCTCGGTCGCTTCTGGAACATTGGACCCACGCAGACGATGTACCTGCCTGGCCCGTGGCTCAAGCCCGGGGAAAACGAGATTGTGGTGCTGGATCTGCTCGGCCCCGAATCCCCGGTAATTTCCGGTCGCGAATCCCCCGTGCTGGATCAGCTCCGACCGGAACTCGACTTCTCGGGTCCCCGTCGTAAATTACGGGAACTCAACCTTGAGTCGCATCTCCCGCATCAGAAGGTTTCTTTTGAGAACAGCCCCTCCAAACAGGTGGTGCACTTTGACCAGCTGGCACGGGGCCGCTACTTCTGCCTGCTCACCCAGGATTCCTGGAATGAGGAGATCGTTGCTTCCGTCGGTGAGATCGATCTGCTCGATTCTGAAGGACAGGCTATTTCGCACGAGCGCTGGACGATTGCCTACGTCAGCAGTGAAGAACGCCACGACATGGACGGAACTGCGGAAAACGCAATCGATGGTCAGACCTCCAGCGTCTGGAGTACCTACTTTGCCCACAATACCCCGGATCATCCTCACGCCATCGTCATCGACCTTGGTCGGGAGGAAATCCTGAGTGGATTCACCCTTGTGCCCGCTCCGGGCACCTCGAAGCGCGGTCGCATCCGCAATGCAGAAATTTTCATAGGCGACGACCTGGTTCGCGAACCATAA